From Pseudomonas arsenicoxydans:
GAAATCCTTCAGCAAGGCCCAGTCATGGGACACAACGAGCGCGCTCAAACCCATGCTCGACACCAGGCTCAGTAGCAACTCGAACAAGCGCCGGGCACTGTGGGGGTCGAGCGCGGCGGTGGGTTCGTCGGCCAACAGCAACAGCGGTTCATGGGCAATTGCTCGCACGCAGGCAACGCGCTGACGCTCGCCGATGGACAACGCCTGAGGGTGTTTGTCCAGCAGCCCTTGCAGGCGCAACACGTCAACCGCATGGTCGATGTGCTCGCTCTTTGCCGGCATCCCGAGCAACCGGCGCGGCAGGCTGATGTTGTCCCGCACGCTCAGGAACGGCAGCAAGCCGCCACTCTGCAAAATGAACCCCAAGTGTCGCGAGCGCACGGTCGCCAAGGCTGGCTGGTCGTCGTTGGCAAGCAGTTGGGCGATATCCTGACCCTGCGCCGCGCCTAGCCGAAACCGCTCGAGCTCCATCGGCGCCAGCAACAGGCCGATGGCTTCGAGCAGTGTGCTTTTGCCGCTGCCGCTTTCGCCGGTGATGGCGAGGATTTCCCCGGCCCCGACCTGCAAGTGCGGCAGGCGCACGTGATGGGCCAGCGCGCCTTTACCACGGCGCACCAGCAGGTTCTTGATATCGAGCATCAGCGTCTCGTTAAGGCATCATTTCCAGTGGCACGGGATACACGTTGTCCCGCGCATCGCTGTCCTTGGCTAAAGCCACCCAACGGTCGACGTCAGCGTTGTAACGCTGGTAATGCCGAAGTTTGGTGTTCAGCGTTCGGATGAATTTCTCTTGCGCCAGACCGTCCCAGCTCTTCCAGGTCTCTTCATCCAGGTTCAGCACTTCACTCTGATAGGGCAGGTCTTCGAGGTATTCACCAAGGACGCCCATCTCCGCCAGTTTGGCGTTGCTGTTCTGCTTGAGCTGATTCGGATCGGCGCCCATGGTCGCGGCTACCGAACGCAGGCGATCGAACATTTCCGTTGGCGAAATCAGGCCTTCGTTGGCGGCGTCGAGGATCTTCTTCATCACGTCGCTCAAGTCGCTGAGCTGTGACTTGGTCAGCAGCACCCGCACGTCGGTGGTCGGGATGTTCTGCTTGATCAGGTCACGGTCGCTGATCCACGCCTTGAACACCGGCGGGGCCTTGCTGTTGGTCTTCTCGCCGAGATAGGCGAGTTGCATGGCGTGGCCGATCAGCGCCGCGTCTTCGAGCATTTTCTTCTCGGCCGGGTCCTGCTTGGCGTTCGCGGCGCTGCCGATGGCGTCTTCACCCATGTAGGCGGCTTTCACCTGTGAGGTGATCGCGGTGGCCAAAGCGTCGACCTTGCGCCCGAACTCCTGAATGTCACCGGCGTTCACCGGGTAATACAGGGAGGTGTTGGTGCCTGGGTAGGTCGACAGGTTCCGGTACTGCGCCTCGGCCTTGGCGTGGTCTTTAACCCCGGCCGGGGTTTTCAGGTGCAGCGTGTAAATCGCCACGCCCGGATTGGCCGCTTCGAGGCGAACCTGCGAGGCGCTCAAACCGGTCTTCGACAATTTGTCGTCGCCTTCAATGGCGCCGGCGTCGGTGATCAGCACCACGTAACGTGCGCCGAACTGGCTCCAGTCGACCTTGTCGATGCTCTCCATGACGCCGGCAAAGGCGTCTTCATCGAAGCTGCTGCTGGAGACTTTGGCCTGCTTGAGGTCGGCGACCTTGGCGAGGAAGTCGGCGCTGTCTTTCACCTTGGTAGGGTCGGCATACATTTTGGTGGTGTATTCGAGCCCCGGAACCGCTTGGGTGTTGGAACGGAACGCAACCATGCCGAACTTGACTTGCTTGCCGAGGTTCTGCGATTCGATCTGTTGATAGACCTTGCGGATCGCCTCGCGGGTGCGGTCGATGTACGGGTCCATGGAGATGGTCGAGTCAATGACAAACACCACCGCCGCGCTGAATTCCTTCAACTGACTGGACGTTTTGTCCTCGGGGTCCTTGCCGCCGGCCGCGTTGTTGGCTGCACCGCCCTTGGCGTTCTTGTCATCCGGTTTGCTGACCGACGCGACGTTCAGCAGGCGCGTGCGGAAACCGCCTTCGGTCATGACTTCTTCGCCGCTCAATACGGGCAGCAGGTAGAACTGCTTTTGCAGGTCGACGAAGTATTCAGGTTCCTGGGCCAGCACGCCGGGGGCTTGCTGGCCTTTTTTCAGGGCGGCCCGCAGCGGAGCGACCTTGCTGACCGGGTCCGGCGCGTCAAGGATGCCTTCGACCGTGGCGCGTTCCTTGAAGAACAGCAGGCGGTCGCGGTTGGCCGGGTTGGTGAAGGCCAGCGTCAGCTGCATCTTCCAGTCGGTGGTGCAGCCGGCGGGCAACCAGCCAATGGTTTTGCCATAGCTGTCCGGGCCGACTTTCAGCCACTCGGCGTTGGCGGCTTGCGCGCGTTCGTACACATAAAAACGGCTGAAGACCGGTTGCTCATCACCTGCCGCGCCACCTGCGGTCGGGCTGATTTTGCAGCCCGGCGTGGTCAGAACGCGCTGGAACAGGGTCTTCTTGCCGGCCTGGATCAGCGGCTTGTCATCGGCCTGGGACAGCGGGCTGATGCACAACGCCAAGAGGGCGGCGCCGCTCAGCAGGAATCGACTTACTCGAGAGCGCATCACTTCTGCAACTCCTCAAAACGCTGCTTGGCTTCGGCGTTGTTCGGGTCCTGGGTGAGGATGGTTTCGTACCAATAGGCGGCGGTGGCGTTGTCGGCGGTCGGGAAACACTCGCTGGCCTTCAGGTATTTCGGGTCGTATTCGCGGGCGTAAGCGTTGGCGATCAGCGCGTCACCGGCCTGGGCACGGTTGGCGTACAGCCGTTGGGCGACGCCGCAGTGTTTGCCGGCCTTGGCCTGGTTGATGATCTCCAGCAACTTGGCACTGTCGGGTGCCGCCTTGATGCAGGTCTGGACGAAGGTCAATTCAGGCAGGCTGTTCATGCTCTCCACGGTACAGGCTTGAGCATCAGCGCCGGCCGGTGCGGCGGCAGGGTTGGCGGCCACCGGGGCAGGCGCCGGGGTTCGTTTGTAGAACCAGAATCCGCCACCCGCGGCCAGCAGCAACAGCACGACAATCAGCAGGCCGATCAGGCCTTTGTTGCTTTTCTTCACCGGAGGAGGAGGTGGTGCGTAGTCGGGCTCGTGGGGCACTGACTCCAGCTCCACTTCGGGCTCGGCGGTGGACAGGACCAGCTCAGGCAGCTCCGGGATTTCCAGGATTTCCGGTGCCGGTGCACTCGGCGCGGTCAGTTCGGCGCCGCCATACGTCGAGCGCGTCTGGCCTCCGGCCGTGGACGGCAGCACACCAACGCCGGGCCGAACCACGCCTTTGTCTGCATGCCCTTGGCTCTGTTCGCGTAGTTCGATCTGGAATTGCGAGTTGGCGCCTCCTTCGAGCAGCGGGTCGACCACGTCCGGGCCGACCTGCGCTTCCAAGCCATCGCCGCTGGCCGTGACGTTGAAACGCGAGACCTTGAACCAGAATGGATTGTTGCTCCAGGCCTTGTGGTCCTGGAGGTAAAAACCGTCTTGGTTACGCTGAATGGAAAACTCCAGCTGTTCCTCGCCACCCTGCCACTTCTTCACAGTAAGGCGGGCCTTGCCAGGCACATTGGGTTCTAAGGCGAGCAGGTCGACACGAATTGGCATTACTTATCTCGCTACGAAGGCTGTGAGCACTTTGCCCAGCCGTTCGTTCTGTTCAGGGGTGATTTCACGTCCGGCACCATGGCCGGCATTGTCCTGCGTGATATAGGCCAGGCCCGAGAGCCAGTCGCCGAGGTAGCGTTGCGCCTGGTTCGCCGGTTGTGCTGGCAGCACGGGCACTTGTCCCGGACCAACGTCGGTGTAGAACGAGAACAGCGGCGCCTTGGCACCGGCGCGGCTGTTCGGACGCTCGCTCACCGGCTTCTGCAGGTAGCCGAACCAGGACACGAAATCACGCAGCACACGTTGCACTTCGAATACCTGACGCTCGACCAGTTGATCGCGGCGCGCGCCACTTTGTGCACGCTTGAGGACGGCGCGGCTCAGTTGCCCCGGCAAGTCCTGGCGATAGCCGGCGGTGATCAGTTCGTCGACCACCGCTTCGAGCAAGGCCTTTTCCAGACCGAGCAGGTTGAGCAGGCTTTGGCGGGTGGTCAGTTCACGCAAATGCGCGATCCAGGCCTTGAAGGCGGCTTTGGCGAACCGGTGCTCGTTGCTTTGCAACTCGGGCGCCGGGGCGCCGGCGTTGTTGCTGACCGGCGCTTCAGGACTTGTGTCGTCACCGAAATCGAAATCGAACCCGGCGTCGTTGCCGTACAGGCTCTGGCTCGGTGTCGGGGCGACAGGTTCATTGTCAGCGGCCGGCTCGTCATCGGTTTCGTACACGCCGCTGAGGTACAGGTCGCGCACCTCCTCGCTGGGCATGTCGAGTTGATCGATCAGCTCGCCGAGCACTGCCGGGCGACGGCCGAGGCCGGTCAGAATCATTTGTGCCTGGGCTTTCTTCGCGGCGGCGGCACCATCGGCGTCGGCGTGGTACCAGGTGCTCAGGCCGTGAGTGGTCAGGCCTTCGAGGCATTCGCTCAATTGCTCGCGGATGCGTTGCAACTTGAATTCGATGTTGGCCACGCCCTTGAAACTGCTGCTGAAGTGGCTGATGCCACCGTCATCGTTGCGCAGCATTTCTTTCCAGGCATTGGCCGGATTGTTGATGTGTTTGCACACCAGTTCGTTGTCGGCAAAGCTCACGCCCAGGGCGTCGACACGATCCTGGTAGCTGGCATTGAGGCCGGTCTCGGCGCCGCTTTCGTCTTGCACGATGAACGCCGCGTCCATCCGCGGTTTGCGCACCAGGAAGGTGTTCTGGAACGGCGTGCCGGCCCAATCGTTCATCCAGCTCAAGCTGCCGAAACGCTCGAGCATGGTCAGCTTGACCATGCCGTTCCAGCTCTCGTCATACTGATCAGGGGTCAGGCTCAGGGAGTTGGTGATGCGCAGGTCGAGCATGGTCAGCGCCCAGATCAGGCCGGTGTCGCGTTTGCTGCGAGCGGCTGCATCGGCGCCTTGAGTCTTCTCGATCCAGCGCGTCAGCACCGGACCGACGTCATTGACGTCGCTCTGCTTGGTCGAGCCGGTGCAGACCACCAGCGCGTTCATTTCCTGATTATCGGTGTAGCGTTCGAACAGGTAAGCGACCTTGCCACGCAGGATCAACTGCGAGACGGAGTTGTCCTTGGTGCTGGATTCCGGGTCGCGGGAGTCGGCGATCTCGTGCAGCTTCTTGCGTCCGCGATAACCGGGGAAGTCCAGCAAGTCGACCTGGTTGACGATGTCGTCCGCCGGAGCCTCGATCAGGCCGAAGGTCATCTCGGCGGTCAGTGCTGCCAGTTGCGCGACCGGGATGCCCTGACTGTTTTGCAGGCGGCCGTCGACCTGGGGACGCACGTCAATCGGCAAGTCCTGCGGGCTGCCGAAGCGCTCAAGGATGTCGACGTTCATGATGCTATCGCGCTGGCTGTAGGTGTCGTTTTCGAAACTCACCAAGGCGTGCAGCGGGGCGAACACGGTTTCGGGCAGGCCCAGTTTGTGCAGCGCGCCAGCCAATTGCTGGTACACACGCGTCAGCTCGCTTTGCTCACCCCAAAGGATCGAAAACAGCTCGGCGCGTTCCTGGAAGTTCAGGCGCGGCGCCAGTTGCAAAGCCGTCGGCCAATACAGGTGCTCAAGCTTTTTCACCGAGTTACGGAAGTTGTCCCGCAGGTAATCCCACAGTGAAACCAGGTCGTCGGCACTGACGCCCGGTTGCAGCGGCCCGGTCTCGCGTCCTTCGAACGGTTTCAGCACACGCTGGATGCGCTCTTCGTCGATCTCGTAGGAAATCCGTTCAAGGTCGAAATCCTTGAACCAGGAGTTGGCGAGAATCTTCGCCAGCTCGATTTCCTTGAACAGCGTCAGCTCGACCGGGAACTGCGGATCCTGGCTAGGCGTGGCGCGACGACTGAAGCGCGTCACCAGGCCGGTGGCTTCCTTGCCGCCACCCACCGGGTTGATGTGCTTGATGAAGTCCAGGCGTTGGCCACCGAAATCGGTTTCCAGTTTGCCGTTCTGACCGGCCGCCAGCGCCGAGATCAGGTAGGACTTGCCGGCCTGGGACAAGCCGAAAAAGCCGATGGTCATCGGCGTGCAGGCCACACGACCCAGGCTGTGAGCCAGGTTGCGGGCACGGTGCAGGCGGATGTTCAGGTTGTCGGCTTCGCTGTCCAGGCGCGGCGCATTGCCGCGCGTCTGGGCAA
This genomic window contains:
- a CDS encoding ABC transporter ATP-binding protein, with the translated sequence MLDIKNLLVRRGKGALAHHVRLPHLQVGAGEILAITGESGSGKSTLLEAIGLLLAPMELERFRLGAAQGQDIAQLLANDDQPALATVRSRHLGFILQSGGLLPFLSVRDNISLPRRLLGMPAKSEHIDHAVDVLRLQGLLDKHPQALSIGERQRVACVRAIAHEPLLLLADEPTAALDPHSARRLFELLLSLVSSMGLSALVVSHDWALLKDFGLPRLGAISREGETSFEPMD
- a CDS encoding vWA domain-containing protein, which produces MRSRVSRFLLSGAALLALCISPLSQADDKPLIQAGKKTLFQRVLTTPGCKISPTAGGAAGDEQPVFSRFYVYERAQAANAEWLKVGPDSYGKTIGWLPAGCTTDWKMQLTLAFTNPANRDRLLFFKERATVEGILDAPDPVSKVAPLRAALKKGQQAPGVLAQEPEYFVDLQKQFYLLPVLSGEEVMTEGGFRTRLLNVASVSKPDDKNAKGGAANNAAGGKDPEDKTSSQLKEFSAAVVFVIDSTISMDPYIDRTREAIRKVYQQIESQNLGKQVKFGMVAFRSNTQAVPGLEYTTKMYADPTKVKDSADFLAKVADLKQAKVSSSSFDEDAFAGVMESIDKVDWSQFGARYVVLITDAGAIEGDDKLSKTGLSASQVRLEAANPGVAIYTLHLKTPAGVKDHAKAEAQYRNLSTYPGTNTSLYYPVNAGDIQEFGRKVDALATAITSQVKAAYMGEDAIGSAANAKQDPAEKKMLEDAALIGHAMQLAYLGEKTNSKAPPVFKAWISDRDLIKQNIPTTDVRVLLTKSQLSDLSDVMKKILDAANEGLISPTEMFDRLRSVAATMGADPNQLKQNSNAKLAEMGVLGEYLEDLPYQSEVLNLDEETWKSWDGLAQEKFIRTLNTKLRHYQRYNADVDRWVALAKDSDARDNVYPVPLEMMP
- a CDS encoding putative virulence factor → MNDLTPDQTQLSASWAAVYEGAGQALDWIAQTRGNAPRLDSEADNLNIRLHRARNLAHSLGRVACTPMTIGFFGLSQAGKSYLISALAAGQNGKLETDFGGQRLDFIKHINPVGGGKEATGLVTRFSRRATPSQDPQFPVELTLFKEIELAKILANSWFKDFDLERISYEIDEERIQRVLKPFEGRETGPLQPGVSADDLVSLWDYLRDNFRNSVKKLEHLYWPTALQLAPRLNFQERAELFSILWGEQSELTRVYQQLAGALHKLGLPETVFAPLHALVSFENDTYSQRDSIMNVDILERFGSPQDLPIDVRPQVDGRLQNSQGIPVAQLAALTAEMTFGLIEAPADDIVNQVDLLDFPGYRGRKKLHEIADSRDPESSTKDNSVSQLILRGKVAYLFERYTDNQEMNALVVCTGSTKQSDVNDVGPVLTRWIEKTQGADAAARSKRDTGLIWALTMLDLRITNSLSLTPDQYDESWNGMVKLTMLERFGSLSWMNDWAGTPFQNTFLVRKPRMDAAFIVQDESGAETGLNASYQDRVDALGVSFADNELVCKHINNPANAWKEMLRNDDGGISHFSSSFKGVANIEFKLQRIREQLSECLEGLTTHGLSTWYHADADGAAAAKKAQAQMILTGLGRRPAVLGELIDQLDMPSEEVRDLYLSGVYETDDEPAADNEPVAPTPSQSLYGNDAGFDFDFGDDTSPEAPVSNNAGAPAPELQSNEHRFAKAAFKAWIAHLRELTTRQSLLNLLGLEKALLEAVVDELITAGYRQDLPGQLSRAVLKRAQSGARRDQLVERQVFEVQRVLRDFVSWFGYLQKPVSERPNSRAGAKAPLFSFYTDVGPGQVPVLPAQPANQAQRYLGDWLSGLAYITQDNAGHGAGREITPEQNERLGKVLTAFVAR